The DNA region CTACAGGTTTGTTAAGAAATGAATATTCCAGATTTTTTCAGTTAAAAGAAACGCCTCAGGAAGCCTTAAAAGCAATACTTTCTTAGCCACAGAATTTTGCCTCGAATTCATATGGCATAAGTGGGGTCACAACTAAATTCGTTTCAAATTTGCAATTGGTGTTGCGAAACATTGTCGGGTAATTAAATAGCCGCAATGAAATTTAATTTAAAGACTGAACCATACATTCAAAGTTATCGCGAAGACCTGGTGGAGCTTTCTCTGGTGCTGGAAGCTTTTGGCTATAAGGTTGAACCTTATACAGATGCCGGTCTTACGCATTTTCATAATCTTTTGCCTGAAGCCCGCAAAAACGTAGCTCATGCTTTGCATGCCTATGTAGGAGCTTTGAAGGCCGAACTGGCGAGCGGGCTTTACCAGAACGACCGATTCGTGTTGCAGTTCCTTTTCCGCATTGGACAGGCACCAAGCACGGATCTTTCCAATACATTGAAGAACGAGCGCTTCATCCAAATCTACAATCGTGATAATCTGCAGATCTTCCGCAGTCTTGCGTGTTATGAGCGTTGCTCATTCACGTTAGAGCAGTTAACCAGCCGTACTTGGCTGGAACTATGGGAAAGGGACACCATGTTCACCATGACCTTTTCTAAAATGGCTCAGAACTTACGTTCTGTGATGAAGTATTGTGCAATTAACTTCGATTTCCCCTACCACAATGTCACTGAAATCGACTCAGCCATGTCCTATTCATTCCAATACAAGCTTAAAACCGTCTGTGGTTTGACTCGCCAAAATCAAATCCAGTCGGCCCTGCTCATTGAGGACTGGAAGTTCTAAAAAACTCTGTAATTTTGGGAAGATAAGTCTTTTGGGGTTGCGGTTTGGACGCAACCCCTGTAGCTATCTGTCCCTATGACTTCTGTAAAATTCTCTGATCTTCCCCTTGTAGAACCTATCCAACGTGCTGTCGCTGAAACCGGCTATACAGTTCCAACCCCTATTCAGCAACAAGCGATTCCTCACCTGTTGGAAGGCCGCGACCTTTTGGGTTGCGCTCAAACCGGCACCGGTAAAACCGCTGCCTTTGCCTTGCCGATCCTGAATCACCTGGCAAACCAATGGAACAGAACAGCTCCAAAACAAGCGCGCGTTCTGGTTCTGGCTCCGACACGTGAACTTGCCATTCAAATTCACGAAAGCTTTCAAACTTATGGCAAGCATATGCGCATTCGCACCGCTGTTATCTTCGGTGGCGTCGGCCAGCAGCCGCAAGTAAAAGCTCTTTCTCAAGGAGTGGATGTTTTGATTGCGACTCCGGGTCGCCTGTTGGATCTGATTCAACAAAAACATCTGCAATTGGGAAAATTGGAAATATTCGTTTTGGATGAAGCCGATCGCATGTTGGATATGGGCTTCCTTCCAGACATCAAAAAAGTAATCAATCTACTTCCGGCAAAACGCCAGAATCTTTTCTTCTCGGCAACCATGCCGAAGGAAATCCAGAAACTGGCTGACTCCCTTTTGCAGAATCCTGCGAAAGTGGAAGTGGCACCTGTCTCTTCAACGGCAGAAATGATTGAGCAATCGGTCATGTACGTGGATCGCAGCAAAAAGCGCGACTTGCTTCGCCACCTTCTTCAGGACAAGACTTTCGATAAAGTGATTGTCTTCACCAGAACCAAGCACGGTGCAAATCGTGTGGCTG from Bdellovibrio sp. GT3 includes:
- a CDS encoding DEAD/DEAH box helicase, translated to MTSVKFSDLPLVEPIQRAVAETGYTVPTPIQQQAIPHLLEGRDLLGCAQTGTGKTAAFALPILNHLANQWNRTAPKQARVLVLAPTRELAIQIHESFQTYGKHMRIRTAVIFGGVGQQPQVKALSQGVDVLIATPGRLLDLIQQKHLQLGKLEIFVLDEADRMLDMGFLPDIKKVINLLPAKRQNLFFSATMPKEIQKLADSLLQNPAKVEVAPVSSTAEMIEQSVMYVDRSKKRDLLRHLLQDKTFDKVIVFTRTKHGANRVAEGLAKNHIPAEAIHGNKSQNARQRALENLREGKIRVLVATDIAARGIDIDDISHVINFELPNEAESYVHRIGRTARAGSQGIAIAFCDAEEKSYLRDIERLIGKTIPVVTEQPYHSAEIAGSHILSKGKAKAMIEAMENAKPSRGGFKKRRRLNPRKKPPTFEAKGGAPKGGAPKGGAPKGGAHGGGHKK